The segment tgccttgaacgtccAATTCAATTCCCGTTATctgatatggttccccaaacctgccaggaatagttcctgactacagactcaggagtcagccctgagcaagactgggaatggccccaaaacacaaaaccaaacaagcaggaaaaaaaaaaaaaaacggctgcagcgatagtacagcgggtagggcatgtgccctgcacgcgcagccaacctaggttccaattcccagcatccccgagcactgccgggagtaattcctgagtgcaaaagccaggagtaacccctgtgcatggctgggcgtgacccaaaaagcaaaaataaataaataaaactaaaataacagTATCAAAAAAAGAGAGTTTCCAGGTGCAAAGGTGCAGCCCGGTGGCCAAATGATAGTGTCGGGGAGAGCGCTTCCCTtgaatgtgggttttttttttttctctttgggtcacacccagcgatgctcaggggttactcctggctttgcactcaggaatcactcctggcggtgcttgggggaccatatgggatgccggggattgaacccgggtcggccgcgtgcaaggcaaacgccctacccgctgtgctatcgctccggccccatgaatGTGGGGTTTGatcaccccatatgctcccctgagcttgccaggagtgagccctgagcactgtgggctgtgccccccctgccctcctcaaaaaaaaaaatatatatatatatatatatctacacgGACTTCCCCGCTCACCCGGGATccagagagggagaagggcaaGTCCCTGCAGCTGCCAACAGGTCAGTCCCAGGAgcctggcctcagtttctcccttaTGCACATTGGGGGCCAGGGGAAGCCTAATGGCCTAACGATCCTGTCAATTGTGCCTTGTGCATAGTCCCAAATTGTGCTGTTGtgaggacacacccagtggtgcctgggggtgTCCtacgcggtgctggggatcagacctgcaCAAGGCCAGCATTTTCCCCGCTGTCGTAGCTGTCCTGCCTTCCCAGCTGGCctcagctgattttttttttttaatccatgtgTTTAGttttcttaggccacacccagctgtgctcagggctggctcctggcaggttcaggagaccctacggggtggggtgctggaattgaacccgggtcagtcacagaCAAAGccggtgccctccccgctgactGTCGCTAAGGCCCCTGCCCCACGTCTttctttttggttggttttggttttgtctatgggccacacctggcgatgttcagggctgacccctggctctgcgttcagggatgaCTCTTCGTGGTGCTCCaaggactctatgggatgcccgggatggaacccaggtcggccgtatgtgcaaggccagcgccctccccactatactatctccccccccccgcgccccccagttCCTAAATGTTCAGAGTCCTTCCCGTTGGCGGTCGCTGGAACCACGGAATGCACTCAAATCATCAATTCTGATGATAACTGATTTGTGGTGGAGAGGAGGGGTTAGGCTGGGCTGAgaggctatttctgactctgcgctcgggagtgccccctggtggtgctcaggggaacccacTGCCgccctgccagggatcaaactgcacTTTGCCCTTGTACTCTGCCCCTACAGCTGGAATTGTTTGTTTCTGGTCCACAcactgcgatgctcaggggtgactcctggctccacacccagaaatcactctcggcggggctcagaggaacctatgggatgctgaggattgaattcgggtcagcTATGCGCAAGGCAtgcgtcctccccactgtcctatggctccggaCAGACCCTGGAATTCTAAGCGACCCAAATTTCAGCAAGGATGAAGGGGGCTGACAGAGAAGAGGCCCTGGAGAGCATTCAGCTGACCTCACCTGCGGGAGACCTGGGGACCCCCGCAGCTCACGAGCACTGCTGAAAATGAGGTCTGAGCTGGGAAGCAGCCCCCTGAATAGCGGGGGATGCAACCCCAATCTGCccataggaaaaggaaaaagaggcagTAACAATGGGGTAATCCCTCCACGATGGAGACAGTGAAGGCTGCCAGTGGCCTAGAAAACAGACTCACAGGTGgggcctccctcacccccccagaGTGGGACAACAGCTGAGGGTGGAAGCAGGGCCGGCTTTTTGGGAGACCCTTTAGGgagaattaaaacaatttttttttatcacacccagcaatgcacaggttattcctggctttggactcaggaatgactcctggtagtgcccaggggaccctatgggatcctgggaatcaaacccaggtcggctgcatgcaaggcaaatgccctgcccactgtgctattgctccagccgtaaaacaattttttttttccgaaGAAAATAACAGGTCATGGgttggagacagtacagcaggtggggcacttgcctggaatgcatctgacctggattcagttcccCAATGTCACAGAAGGTCCCTGGTcggtccctgagtgcacagcaaggagtcactgcttggtgtggctcccaaaccaaaatacaacGGTCACTGGGAGAGAAGCACAGGAAGACAGGGTTCAGGTTCTAACCTGGCACGAGTGACCCCGGGTCCACCCTGGGTTCTGTACAGGGTCTCTCGAgccctaccaggggtgattccctgagcacagagccaggagtaagccctgagcaccacggggtgtgtcCCCAGAACACCTCAATACCAATGAACAGATCCAGGCAGAACAGAAGCATTTTCCACAGCCCAACACACCCTACCCGGTCTGGGAAATGGCTTCTAAAGGTCTTGCTTGCAGCTGAAGGTCTCCCAAATTTCGATCCCCTCAACCATAacgttccccaagcaccactgggaacgaCCCCCAAGCAACATGCCCAAGGGAAACCTGAGctccatcaggtgtgaccccaaaacaaaaatcaaagaaacttaaaaggattGGTCCAGGTAAAACCTTTGCATTGGCCTCCTAAGATACAAAGCAAATGGCAGAGAGATATTTCCTTTATAGTTTCATGTGGTCAACATGGCCAGGCAGAGGGACGTGCCCTTTTTGAGGGGTGTCTTcaatttggtggggggagggagcagctTGATACGACCCCATAGACTTCACTTACACCTGTAGTAACGTCTAGAATGTTGGGGACCTTATATGGGGATATACATGGTACTATCTACCATGTATAGATAGTATACATGGtagggttgcttgccttgcatgcggccaacctgggttcaaactgtggcatcccatagggttcccccaagctggccaggagtaattcctgtgtgcagagccaggaggcactcctgagcatcaccaggagtggtccataaaccaaaaagaaaaaagaaaggaaaggaaaagaaacttctAGAATGTCTTTGTTTATTAGGGGTTTTGGTGGCACTGGGAGTCAATAGAATCCAGGGACACACACAGTAGGCTGCAGGACAGAATTGATATCATAgactctcaacacacacacacacacacacacacacacacacacacacacacaggacagaaTTGATATCATAgactctcaacacacacacacacacacacacacacacacacacacacacacacacacacacacacacacacagagagcactTTGCCAGGACAGAATTGATACCATAGACTCTCAACTCGGGATGCAGACCTAAATGCCAGGACAGTCGCCCAAAAGATGGCACAGGACCTAAGTTTCCACCAGCAGGAAGGAAGCAGATATAGCAGATAACAAAGATAAAAGCGCTCTCCGTCAGCCAGGGAGGCAGCGCGGGGAGCCACCGGCTTGGACCTCTCCTGCTTTCTCTGCTGGCCTCCGTGAGGCTCAGTGCTCTGTCCCAGCTGGGCACGAGCATGGCAGGGACAGTGCATTCGCCTCATACCCTTTCTGTGTCTCTACAGCCACGCTGGGCTCCGGCTCTGGAACTGTGTGGTACAGGGCCAGCTGAGATGCAGAGCAAACGGGAGGGGGCCTCTGGGCATGAAATGCTGTAGAAAGAGGCCTCGGTGCCCCCACGGCCCCCGGCAGCTACCTGCGCTCCAGCGAGATGCATCTCACCGGCAGTCCTGCTTGGACACGTCCTCTGGGCGGCTCAAAGGGCTCAGACTGCATGAAGGAGTCCCGGGTTCCGCTCTCCAGCACCTCGGGGTGTCACCTCAGGGAGCACCAGGAATAGCaactgagcaccgcagggtgtggcccccaaacatataaGACCCGTCGGGCTGGGGGCCCTTCCCAGGCCGGGGCAGTCCCCGGGTCACAGACGGCGGGTGGGCTCCGCATTTGCTCCGGGCTGGGTCAACCGAGGTAGTGAAGAGCAGGTGCGAGCACCCCTCCTCCGCGTGGACCCTCGCTCCCGGCACTGGGTCTGCTTCCGGGGCCCGGGTCTCCCCGGACGACGACAGATCGCGGCGGGGCGAGGTGGGCAGCCCAGCGCCCCAGCTGCCCACTTAGCCCTCGGCCTCCGCGTCCGCGCGCACCGCCCACTTCCGCTTCCGTAGCACCGTACCCTGGGCGGCCCCACCCCCGGATCTAAGCACCGCCTCCTCTTAAAGGGACCGCGCACCGCCTGGTGGTCTTGAAGTAGGACTGAGAGCAAGGTGGGTGGGTCTAAGCTTCTCGCCGCCTGATCCAGGGGTGGACACAAGATGCGCGCTTGGCACCTCCTCCGGCTTTGAGAACTTCCCTTGAGGGTCACAGAGGCCACCCCCAAAAGATGGGGGTCCCTTAGCTTTCAATAGACAAAGGGAACAAGTGACAATGCTCACCTGCTCCATTTCATTGTCCTCATGGGTCACTGTGAGGGAGGGGGCAGCCGGGGTCCTGAAGACCAGGGTCCAGCCCAGCTCAGGGCCGGACCCTAGCAGGGCCCTCGGCTCAATGCTGCCCACTCCTGGACCACCCCGGTCCCCAGCAGCTTCAGGGGTGCCCTGGTCCGTCCTCACCTCTCCTCTACCAGCGATATGGCTTGTGTGTGATGGGAAGGTGGGGGCGaggcctgggcccctccccaAACTGCTGAGTCTGTTACACATGAGCAGTTAAAGGAAGCAGAGGAaccctaaaattttaaatctttaatctGTGttcatgtttgtcttttttttgcttctcaaaAGGGTGAGCAGGGCGCTGTCGCCTGGACATCGTCCACAGCCCCTGGACAGGCGTTAAGTCCTGGCCCACCTGCCTGGTGGGGCTgcctgaggggcctgggggcatCCGAGGGGTTCACATGCAGCCGCCCCCCCCCGGATATTGGGGGGTGGCAGGACAAGGTCCAAGGGCCGCCTTATTGCTGAGGTCCGGGCTCCGCGGCTGGGCGCGATCCTCGTGCCGCTGGCCACCTAGGCACGCCGGCTGGGCAGCTCCTGGGAGATGAAGCGGCGCAGACGATCCAGGTACTGGCTGTAGAGCTCGATATCGTTGTGCCCCGCACCCTCCACCCACAGCGGCTCTACGGCCTTGGGGCAGCGTTCGTAGAGGGCCAGCCCGTGCGAGAAGTCGATCACCTCATCCTCCGTGCCATGGATGATGAGCACCGGCGACGTGATCTTGGACACCTTCTCGATGCTGCGGGGTGGACGGGCAGGTACAGGCATCAGGCCCCGCCCACtgcctcccaggccccgccccaccgccACCCCGGACCCCGGAGCTGGCGCTCACTTGGGGAACGCGTCAAAGCAGTAGGTCTTCTTGGTATCAGGGAAGGCGACACGCATGCCCGAGGTGAGCGGGGAGTGCAGGATCACGGCCGCGCACTCATAGCGAGAGGCCAGGTCCACGGTGGGCACCGTGCCGATGCTCTGCCCGTACAGGACGATGCTGTCCGGGCTGATGCCGTACCTGGAGGGGCGGGGTCCGGTTCAGCAGGGAGGCGTGTGCCCGGCTCCCAGGGTAGTCCTCCTGCCACTGGGagggcacagccccccaccccccatgctcaCACCAGTAGGTACACGCTGGTATGGGTTTAGCAGGTCGGGAAGTCGCCACGCACAGCCCCCCAACTCCACCCTTATTTGGCTCTACCAGGGAAGCCACAGCTGGGCAAGGCGGGGCCGGCTTTCCCGTGTACCCCATGAAACCTACTCACATGGCTCACTGGGATGagcgaggtggggggtggagagccCCGAGTCCccgcctacccccacccccacaacctgCCCATCTCTGCTCTCTGGGATTAGAAAGCATATCCCCCtcacccagcacccctgggtctaagcgcctggccccgcccccgcagggcTGACCCAGCCCAGGCCCGGGCTGTCCCAGGGTGTCTGCAGGTGCCCGCTGGAACAGCTCTTCCCAAAAGACTCtacactttttcttttggggggtaaacGGGGATGGCGGTCAGTGGCAGCAGCTGAAAGCAGCTGGGcaggaggcattttttttttttttttttgctttttgggtcacacccagcgatgctcaggggttactcctggctttgcactcaggaattactcctggcggtgcttggggaccatatgggatgccggggatcgaacccgggtcggccgcgtgcaaggcaaacgccctccccgctgtgctatcactccggccccttttttgtttttgcttgggcaGGAGGCTTTGCCGGAAAGCCTGGACCCCGCCAGAACTGGGTATAGCGCTGCCAGGAGCCCCGGCCCACGGGGACGTGGGGCTGAGCAACAGTGACAGCGACAGGGACCTGCCGGCTGCCCGGGAAACCTGCCAGACAGCCCGAGGTGTCTCCGGAGGGGCAGGGTCCCCAGGGGCAACTCGGCAGCCGGCGGCACCTCCAGGAAGGTCAGGCTAGAAGGGGCCCCGGGACTGCGGTGGTCCCCTCTGCGCATGCGCCAGGGAGGACCCCACCCCGTCCCACGGAGACGCCCGGCAGAGCCTTCCTGGCACAGGGGGGGCCCTCACCGTGTTCGCAGCGCCTGCCAGGCGGCGTCGATGTCGGCATACAGGTTCTTCTCGGAGGGCCGGCCCGAGCTGACACCGTATCCCGAGTAGTCGTAGGAGAAAATGTTGCAGTTGATGCGGGTGCCCAGCCCCAGGTAGAAGCTGCTCATCTGGCCCAGGTCCACGGCGTTGCCGTGCGAAAAGAGCACCGTGTACCTGAGTGAGGGGGACAAGGGGCGGCGCCGGCCGGTTCAGGGACCAGCTCAGGGGTCAGCCCCCAGCGCCCTGGGGCCAGCTCAGGGGTCAGCCCCAGTGACCCAGGCCAGTCAGCGTGCAGTGCCTCAGGCCAATAGGGGGTCAGCCTGCTGCACCCTGAGCCAGCTCAGAGACCAGCTAAGGGAGGGGTCGGTCCACAGCACCGCAGGCTTGCCTCCAGGAAAGAGGTCACTGGGTCCACTGGTTGCTTCCTCCTCCCAGGTGGACACCCTGGGGGCAGCCTGGCACCCACTGGGGGGTCTCCCAGTCTCTCTGCTTAGAgactttcctctcttttttttgggggggtggggtggggaggggccacacctggccggtTAGGGATGGAAACGCcctaagacaagcaccctgcccattgtccattctccagctctgcttcccctcccccctacaTCTGGGTCGAGCCCGGCAGGCACTGGGGTGCCAAGGGAGCTCCCCACACGGTCAGCGGCTTGGCGCCTGGCTCTGCGGTCTTCGTTTTGGAGGGACACCTGTGCGCCCACTCGGATCCCCCAGAAGAGTCCCCTCCAAGGGCAGGGTGGTCCCTACTATGTCTCAACACAGCCACTCCCCAGCAGTCTCATGAGCTCTGGGGCACAGGTCTTgcttccttttgtgtgtgtgtggggggggggctcccacacccagtgatgctcagggataactcctggctctgcactcagggttcactcctggaagggacgggggaccctatggggtgcctggggatccaacccgggtcagccacatgcaagacaagagccctccccactgtcctatgtctccagccccaaggggcacTTGGGTTGTGCCCCGGTGGTCTGAGAAGCCCTGGACAGGGTCCATCCTGTGCCAAGACCAGGGCAGTGGCACGCCCCCGCCCAGCGTGTAGCCTCTGCCctttggactctgctagggtgTGCCCAGGAAGGGCCACAGCTGTCCCTGctgcccacaccccccccccccaggaagaaCCCCGCTTCCAAGCCCtacggggcgggggtggagaaGAGAATATTCCCGAGCCCCAAAGCAGCACCCCCGAGGGACACCCGGCCCCGGGCAGGCGAGCACCCGGGCAGCcggtggcggtggcggtggcggtggcgTCTCACCTGGCGCTGGGCACGCAGCGCACGTACATGCAGGCCACCCGGTTCCCGCGGCTGCTCTTGGTCACGAAGACCTCGATGGTGTCCAGCTCGCGCTGGCCGTACTGGAAGTCAGCGCGCTCCAGCAGGTGCAGCTTCCAGCGCCCCGGGTTGCTAGCCGAGCGGGAGCCCACGGACGCCGTGCCCGACCCTCCAGGGGCTGGCTCGGGCTCCGGCAGGAACGAGTAGGTGGGCTCGGGCGGCAGGAAGGCCAGCTTGGCGGCAATGCGGCCAGGGCACGGCGGGCAGCAGAACAGACAGCACAGCTCGGTCACCGACAGGCCGTTCATGGCGGGCGCCGGGCCCTGGTGGCGGGCTGTGCGTGGCTCGGGAGGGACGGGGGTGCTCCGAGaccagggcaggggggagggcaccCCCAGGCCGCCGCCCCAGACAAGAGCCCCGTTAGGGGGCCACAGCCCAGCCCCATCGCGGTCCAAGTCGAGCCCCCGGGAGCCTGGCAGCTACGCGTGTCCATGTTCTGATGGCGGAAAgcctgcggggggcagggggacattGAGGTGAGATGTGGGGTTCTCCCGGGGTCCCCCTGCCACCTGCAGAGTCCCACACAGctgtctctgccccctcccaGTCCCAGCTCCAAGCTACCCTCTGCAGAGACCCAGgactccccgcctccccccgcacCTGTGCAGGACCCAACCCTGACCatgtcccaccccccaccctaacAAGAGTCACCAATGCGTGACCACTGGGAGGGCACTCAAGCCCACGGGcctccccggcccagcccccgtGCAGCCCCATCTGTGTGCAGGGATCCATCAGGCACCCCAGGTGACGAGGACAAGCGGGTGGCAGGGGGGGAGGGACCAGGTCAAGGAAACAGACAAGGCCTGGGAACAAAAACAGGATGTGCTGTGGCTGGGGCCCCTGGTAGCCTTGTGCTCCAAGTGGCCAGGCTGGGTGGGCCCTGGGGGGGGCATGGGAATACCTCCCCCACCACTACAGACCCTAGTTACTGCAGTTCTGAGGCACAGTGGCTGCAGGATGGGCaagaactggggtgggggggacgacACCTCCTCCCCCAAGGTCACTGTCCAGGATGCCGTCCCTCAAGAGGCTCCAGGCAGCTCCTGGGCGCTGCCCCACCCGAACACCACGGGTCCAGATCTGCACACCGACGCCCCAAAGCAGGCTGCCAACTGGAACCCCAAGAAGGGAAGGGCCGCTCATTTGCCCCCCAGCTGAAGGGCCGAGCGGGGGTGCCTGGTGGaaagcaggggccaggggccaaaCTGTCCAGGAGACTGGGCagttggggcagggctgggagggccaCTCCAAGCGGACAGCGGAGCCTTCAGGACCTCAGGCCAGAGGCAACGCTCTTTAAGACCACAGCCTGTCTGACAGCTTTACCTGCCAATGCCCTGCTGGgtcgggctgggggaggggtgtgccaGGGAGCAGGGAGTGGCCAGAAGCCAGGGACACAGCTGGACATCCCCAGGCCAGCACTGTCTGCCCATAAGCGGCCACCAAGCCCAAGCCCCCCGCACGTGCATACTTGCGGGGGATACTGGGGGCCCGTCCCTGGACCATGGGGACGCCGAGCCCAGAGTACAAAGGGGGCCCGCCGGTGTGGGAATGGTCACAGGGAGCAAGGGGGAGTTTTTGCGCCCTTAGAGCCCCTTACACAGCGGGTACTGGGGCTCCACCTGCTTTTCCCGGGATTCCAAATCCCAGTCAACTTCCATCTGGTCTCTGCACCCACCAATCCCCCCTCCGAGACGCTCCTCCAGATCCTGACTCCTCCACCaagcagctttttttttggggggtggtgggggacagggagagggagagcccaTAGTTTCCCTAAATGTTCAGCTGAGAGATCAAATGTCTGGCCACAGCTGACCACCCCTCACCTGGCCACCTTGTTAAGTTCCCAGAGGGGTCCCACTGGCCCTCCTGGCCACACAGCTGGTAGGGGCTTGGGCCCTCCCATGGACCCCCAGAGCAACCTCGGACACGGGATGGCACCGCTTCCATCTGGGACCACCAGGACCCCAGCGTGGCCTGGGCACGCGAGCGCGAGGACCCACAGCACGTCCAGCAGGGGTAACGGCCTTCCTGACCCGGGTGGTAGGCAgggggacacggggacacggGGACGCAGAAGGGCCAGGAAAGCTGTCCAGAGTTGGTCCGCGTGACAGCCCGTTCCAGAAACGGCAGGTCCCCAGCGCCGCGCTTAACTCGAGGGCAACAGGGGTGCAGAGGGGTCCCGGGCGCCTgggagcggggcgggcgggcgctggGCACCACCAGGCTCGGGGCTTGGGACGCGCCCAGGTGGCACAGCCGGTCACAGTGTCCGGCCGGCCTGAGGGCGCCTGGG is part of the Sorex araneus isolate mSorAra2 chromosome 2, mSorAra2.pri, whole genome shotgun sequence genome and harbors:
- the ABHD17A gene encoding alpha/beta hydrolase domain-containing protein 17A; its protein translation is MNGLSVTELCCLFCCPPCPGRIAAKLAFLPPEPTYSFLPEPEPAPGGSGTASVGSRSASNPGRWKLHLLERADFQYGQRELDTIEVFVTKSSRGNRVACMYVRCVPSARYTVLFSHGNAVDLGQMSSFYLGLGTRINCNIFSYDYSGYGVSSGRPSEKNLYADIDAAWQALRTRYGISPDSIVLYGQSIGTVPTVDLASRYECAAVILHSPLTSGMRVAFPDTKKTYCFDAFPNIEKVSKITSPVLIIHGTEDEVIDFSHGLALYERCPKAVEPLWVEGAGHNDIELYSQYLDRLRRFISQELPSRRA